Below is a window of Camelina sativa cultivar DH55 chromosome 11, Cs, whole genome shotgun sequence DNA.
CcctcctttctttttttgtaataaagCTTATCAGCACATCTGGTGCCAAAAATGTTTGATATTGTGAAAACTTAGGAAAGCAGGTTGTCAAGCTTTATTGAGACCAAATAAGTGTTACACAACATAAGCACTGAAACAAACCAGGATACAAGTACTATGGTCGTCGGTATTCAATTTCCAAAACCACTACTAATTCAATTCAGAAAGCATAGAAAATAGAGATGAGCAAGCTATACAACGAATACCTACCTCTCACAAGCTACGAGTTTTACAAGGGCTTGTTTGTCTTCTCCAGCTTCATGATAAGAAAAATTCACCTGCAAAATCAACAGAGCTCAGTAAAATAATCCGACAAAAACATCAGAACAGTAATTGAGAAAATATCTAAAGGTACATGCCTCATAGCTTGCTAACCCTTCCTTTTCATCACAATGTTTGCTCCCACACATGAACTGCCCTGACAGAAAGCAGTTTCATTCACACTCAAAACTCGTATCGCAGCTACTTCAAAATAAATCACAGGCAAAGAGTTTGAAGGAATATTAACCTTTCCCAGTCATTACTTCCTTTTCCGTTCTCCATCTTAAACCCATCTACAAACATTCAAAAATAAGTCAACTGAACAAAAGTAATACAGGAATCCACGTGAGATACAGTAACTATGCATCAGATTTTACCTTACCAGTCTTGTATCTTGACATGTCAGCTATACAGTATCTTCAATCAGTCAAGGAGATAGACATGTTGTACTCATCCACAATCCCATTAAACAGTACTAGAACATAAACTAAAGATTATCTAACTGGTGATGATGAACTCAAAGCAGCACAATGTATGAAAGGATACTCTTTAAAAAGCTTATCATAGtattttttcaccaatcttTGCTCCCAAGAAGGGTTCAAATCATCTTCCTCAGAACgtataaaccttttaaaaaaaaaacccaaaattacaGAGCGTTCAAGAGATCAGAAAAGATACACAAGAAACTATCTTCTACGaattcataaacaaaaacaaagtaacaGATATATGCCAACATATGGCGTATACCAAATAAGATTCAGAAACAGAAACTAGCAGATTCATTAAAGCAAGCATTCCAATACAAAACATACCGGTATCCTTCTCTTAGTGTGTCCTGATCAGTTTTAACAGGTAACTTAACCACAGCTGGCTTATCCGTCCCATAAAATCGAACTGTaaattgacagaaaaaaaaaaaaaaaacaaaaaaagatgaacCTCATGAAATAGTAGCTCACTCCATAGCAAAAGAAATAATCTTTCtaatgaagaaccaaaaaaaaaaaaaaaaaaaaaaaaNACATGTAAGGCTGACTGTAGCCTCCTTCCTAGCTCAGAGGAGAAGACTGCTCATCAACCagttttttgattttggacACATGGATTCGGGTTAATAGAAAGCCACTTATTCACCCTAAATTCCCAAAACTTTTGTCCATTAAAACCCTAACAATCGAGACATATACATGAACATTGAAAGAAGAAGTGTAGTACCGTAGTCTTTTAAAAACTTCTTATGCCGCTCGTAAGCATTCAAACCACGAATATGCGCTTGGTATTGCCTACAGAGACACACGATTGAGACAGTCAAATTAAGAAGAACACAGAGaatgaatcaaaatcaaaatcaaaatcgaaagaaaataagattaactGCTTGCGTTCTTCTCTGTCGTATATGTCAGATCTGATCGTTCCCGAAGAAGCCATCCCTCGCCACCGATGCCCGATGGAACACTGTCGTAGACCTTATTTGAGCTTATCTCCGTCTATTTTTCCTCCGATTACACCAATAGTCTCTTAATGGGCTGGGCCATTATGGACAAACAATATGGGCCattaaaaatgctaaaaatgTCGGAGTTTTTTTGTGCCTGCAACTAGCGAGAAAGGAATCTTCGGATGTCACTGAGAACACAGTCACAATGGTCAAAAACTCGACAAGAACTAAGGAGTAGTTATAGACATAGAGAGACTGTTTGTGATTCAAATGTGCTAACAAATccatcaaatatataaatgagaAAATAGGCATTTggaagtgaatatatatatgtcaaacaTCTAAAGAGGACAATGCAGGGCCGACGGTCTTTTTCCCCCCAAGAACTATCATATCGAGCTAGATAAAGCCCAAACTTTAACCTCGATCGATATGTCCCCAAGAAGAAAGTTTAAAATCTATTTCTCCCTCTATCAAAAGTTAGATATCTATATCTCCCTGAAATACTATTACTATATTTAAATCTCCACAAACATGGCTTTGAATCGGTTTATTATGTACCAATTAAATCTTAACCAATAAAAGAatagtaaaccaaaaaaaaccgaTTTTAACCCAATTACAATTAAATTAACCTACAAAACCAATCTTCTTCCTCACCCAATTTTCTCGACAACAGAACAGACCAATCTTCTCTATCACCAATCACGTCTCTTTCTCTCACCATCTTCTTCCCCAGCTCAACTCAGTTTCGGATAAAAGAACAATCAACTATATGCCATGTCAAAAACCATCCCCAACTACAGATTTCCATGCCTGATTGTGATCGACACGACAAGtaacataaataattttgtgACCATCTAATTTTAACGCAGCTTAGTGCGTTACCAGCTacatgaacaaaatcaaaacgtGGCTCATTTTTGTGACCATCCTCTGCATCTTCATGACCTCAAGAGCAAACAATGTCACCAGCtacaagaacaaaatcaaaatactcaaaaatcaaaacactcGTGGCTTCGTCTTATTAGCCATTATTAGTACAAAGactaaagaagaaacaagagaatcGAGTTAGGGAAAGGTCAGATCAAGGGAAATTGAGAAGAACACAACCTTAAAACACCGTTGATTTCACTATTTCGGTGATGATATAACTCCGTAACCGACAAATcagccaaaagaagaagatgtagtGAGAGAGAGACGTACGGAAAAGGGAGACGGAGTAGCTAGCATCAGCGGTCATCTCCGGCGGAAACGTCGCCGTCTTTTTAGTATTTAAATGTAAGTTCTTCGTTTAAAGGGCCCTTTCCCAAGAGCGAAGGTGAGATTTTTTAGTTCCGATGAAGATCTTACCTTCTTCAGATTTACAACTACACTCCCTCTAAAATCTAAAGTATTCTTCATATACCccattacttttatttttacttttaatttatttgtctttggtttgtttttggaaataGATGGTTTAGTTTCGGTTTAAATATTAAACCGATATAACCCAGATACGGGGAGATATAAGTTTCGAAGTTTTAATTCGGGGGGAAAtaggttttaaacttttttctcGGGGACATATTCATCGAGGTCAAAGTTTGAGCTCTATCTAGCTCGATATGATAGTTCTCGGGGGGAAATCGACCGTCGGCCCGGACAATGCATGAGGgggagtaagaagaagaaagaatactGAAACGTCGTCTTGTACAAGAACAAATCTAAATGagtaaaaagactctaaaattacaaatcaaacaaaccctATGACTACAAACAGCTTCCTCTGAGTTAGAAAAGAGCCGCCGCCGACCAAGAAGCTTTTAGACATCACGTGAATACCTTCTCTGATGTGTTTGTATAATAaacttcatctctctcttccttgtCTCCCTTGAATATCTCAGCATCATCGAAACCTgtacacattttttttaactttttaaaacctcaaatcttctcaaaaagaAACAGATTGTATAAGGATGCTGCTGAATCTTTTTACCTGGACCCATGTCTTCAGTATCATCCATGATGTGTACTACTTGATTCCCATGAATAGGCTCTAGCAACTTCCAGTCAGCACTTCCATTCCCTTCTACACAAGCTTGGTCTCCGGAAACCCAGTCTTTAAGAACATCCATCCTGTTGTGTGATAACGGGTCTAGTGTGTCATCCCCACTTACATGACCCCTAGAGGAAACAAGAGAACCGTTAGATCTTTCCTTTCTTACTCCCTGGAAACTAAAGATTTGGCTGCGGAAACACGACTTACAGTTGTCTGAGGCGCATGTTGTACTGAACAAACACAAGATCGCTGAGCCGTTTTTGCTCAATGGAGTTAGTCGATTGGTATATTTGTTCGACAGGTATCTGGTTTCTCCTGGAGCTACTAACTGATGAACTGCACGTCTGACTAAGAACACGTACCGCAAAACGTGAGAGGTTCAAGCAGCTTTCTCCATATGTAGACCACCACTCAGCTAAGAACCAAGCATGTAAAGAGAGTCCAAGTTAGAGAAGCACAAATGAGATttacacaagaaaacaaaaaaatcaaggaaaattAAACCATACCAGGAAGCATTGTGTCCTGAGCTCTGATTGCCAAGTTTCTTCCAAAAACTCCAGTACCAAATTTGTAGGAGGCTAACTCCTTGATGATTTTGTCTTGAATCTTGTCGTCCGGAACCAGTTTCTCGACGCAATCGAGCACCGATATACTAATCTCACTACGCATTTCATCGCTGGCGTTATAATAGAATTTCGGGTTAAGAAAGAAGCCAGCAGCAACCAAAGGAGTATGCTGTTGTTGCTCCCACCATCGATCTATAATTTTCCAGTATACCATGTAATTCTCCCTGTTAACCAGATGTGTTttgattgcatcttttgctCGGTACATTGCTGCATAGACATACCCCGTTGCAGGCCTCTTTTCAGAAGAAACTATTCTCAAAGCCCGCAAAAGAGGACCTGTTAAATGGTTAACCAACTCTACTGCCTTCCAAAAGGCTTCATCAGTGATGGTATTCATCACCAACCCGCTTGGTTCTTCCGAATATGAACATTCATTCCACTCTGTCGAAGTAACCATAGCCTGAAGATTGGATTTGAGTTCGGCTATTCTACCCAATGTAGCAAAATTTGAGGCAGAAGTGCTAAATGCTGGCTGCAGGATATCATTACCCGAAGTAAATTTCCACATCAAGTTCAAAACACCACTACGGTTGTAAATAAACCTTGTGATAACTCGAGCCTGTTCGATAGTCTCGCTTATCCAGCCTAGCTTCCCAAATTCCTCAAGCATCTGATCTATGCAATGTGCAGCACAAGGAACCCAATATAGAGAAGGATACATATCCATCAACTTTTTCCCAGCATCAATGTAGTGATCTTCGCATTTTGTTATCACTTGAACAACATTGGTACTGCCAATTTCTTCAACCAGCTCCCTAAGTAGCTCAAACAGTTTATCACTAGAAGGCAATATCTCAGACGCCTCCACGGATTTCAGAAAGACTACCTTTTCTGGACAGTAAACCAAAAAGTTAAGAACTTTAACGCCTTTATCAGAGTTTAGTTCCTCAACCAAAAGGGAACAGCCTGTCCTCTTCCACATTGCTTTGCATTCATCAACTTCTTTAGTCATTTCCTCTACACAATCCTTCAGTATCCAACCTCTAAGGTCATCCTGAGTGGGGGCAGATACACCGAATCCTCCAGAGGCAATAGCATCAATCATTGGTTGAAAATTAGCAGAGTTTACTGCATCAAAATCAGCACCAATGCCAAACAAAAACCGTCCGATCTCCATATGAACTGCATTCTCCTTATCTCTAAAAGATGGATGCACAATGTTCTTCACACTACTAATCGCCACAGGAATCAAATTATCCATGTCTCTACCAATCAGGTCAATATTGTTGCTCCCACTACCATTCTCATAAACGTTCTTTTTACTCCTGTAAGTTCTCTGCTTTGTTCTGCCACTCATCAGGCTCTCGGTTTGCACAACCACATCCGAACTACCAGGCGATTTAAAATCGTCATTCACATCAGACGGAAGCAGCAGCATTTCTCCTTCAATAGGAGGTAAAGCACCTACAGACAAAGGCTCTGAACTGGATTTTGGTCTCTTCCTCTGACGTCTCACGGTTCCATCAATACACTGCTGCAAAAACAGCCTCACATCTTCAGGGACTTGGTCACAGATCGTGCCTTGTCCCTTCTTACCAGCTAAATGTTCCTTAACCCTAGTGATACCTCCACCTTTGAACATTTTCCTACAGTAGAGACACCTCATCTGAAGTCTATCACCgtatttgtaaatttcacaatGCTTCCATGCATTGTCTTGTTTCTGCGGTGTAAGAGCTACAGGTTCCAATTCCGGATCCATAAAGCCTGTACTcattcaacaaagaagaagaaaaagaaaaggtagaGACTTTGTTAACATTCTCAAAGAACTCAAGGAATAAACAAAGCCAAGATCCTCCAATGATCTCAGATTCTGATAATTTAAACAAGCCACATTGATTGAACCAATCAAAAGCAAATTCTAAAAACCACATGCACCCAAATCTCGGCTAAACTACGCAATTcagacagaaacaaaacaaaccaaaaccaaacagaaaaaaaaaaaacgaaccagTCAAATTTGTTGTACAAGGATTGATGAAGAATACGAACCTGTTCTGGTTTGTGGCCGGTTACAAGAAATCGGTTTCGTACAAAAGTGATAAAATTCCGGTACAGTAGCTTCGGTTCCGGGGAAGAGGGAGCTAAAACCAGCCGGAGGTGGAGATTTCCGACGAACGGCGGAGGGAATCGGAGGAAGATAAGAGGGATGCAATGTTTGGGAGAAATTGACCCGGCCCGATTAGGGTTTGCAGAAATAGGTTTGGCAGCTTTTTCTGGTTTATATGAATGAACCTACAAATCGGGCATCTCAATCTTTTATTATGACGTCACCCAATTTGTTTTCCGTTTTTAACATTTcgttatttatctttttaattacaTTACTACGACATCGTTTGGTTTTTAGGGCGTTTTCTGATTAAACAACGTCGTTTCCTTTTTTCTCGACGCCGTGTTCTATTTCTCCGATTAGCGTCGGTCGTCTTCTCAGTCTTTGATCTGGTTTTTGTTTACTTAATCTCTTCTTGTGGGAGAAATGTCTTCTTGATTGAGACAGCATCAGAGGTATGTGTTTCTTTTGTGATTGATCAAAGTTCAGAAAGTGTTGATAAGAAGAACTTGTTTGATCTACTTCTAGAAAAACTCGTGATTTTGGGATTGTAGCAAGAAATGAGTGGGCATTGTATGTGTTTGAATATTAATACTGTAGTTGCTGAATTGAAACGTGTAGGtatatgtactttttttttcgttgaggcatttcgtcgaacagatAGAGGACGAGTTTAAGATGGATAAGCTTCTTGAGAATCATCAGTTTGCAACGCATGCCATCGCTGCCTCTGCTTCTGTCTCGTTAGGAACTGCTCTCGCTTATCCTCTGGATACAATCAAAACCATTATCCAGGTTTCTTCCTTCAACAAATTTGTATCATATTCCTTTCTATCACTTAGATTCTGTGGGGGTTTGATTTCAACATTGAACTGTATAGGTTGGTTCAGGACCCAGTAAGAAATTAGGCCCCTTTCAAGTTGTGAATAGAGTTCTTCGCTTCTCTGGCTATTCAGGTTTGCACAATTTACTCTTTTTTAGATTTCAATCGTTTTCTGATTCTGCATCAGGCAAAATGGCATATTCTTGATTGTTTCTGGCTTTTTTGGACACCAATGCAGGTCTGTACAGTGGTCTTGGATCGTTAACTCTAGGAAGAATTTCAGGTGTTGGTGCAAGGTTTGGTGTCTATGAGATTCTAACAGCTTTCTATAAAGGTATTGCACAGATCCCATGTCTCCTTTGTTGTGTCTAAATTCGAGAATAGGACAATGCCTGATGGTAGTACGAATTTGGTAGCTGAATTTACCCGTTTTTGCTTGAGTGGAACGTTTGTCGTGAAGAATCTAAGGAGTACTTCCTATATGAATTCATTTTGTTACAGATGGTCGACATGATAACTATGTGAGTGTCGGTGAAGCTTTTCTAGCTGGGATGGTGGGAGGTGCAGCAGAAACAGTGGTAACTTCTCCATTTGAGCTAATCAAAGTCAGAAAACAAGTGACTGCTGCATCACGGGCTCCAAATGCTGCCGCTGTTGCAGAGACTGCACCTGTTTCACCCATGATCACCAAATTGCTAAGAAGATACACTCTTGATGTAAAGTCATTGACACAAACAGTCAGTCTCTTATCCGTCTTAAATCATAAACATCCGAACATGACAGCTGCTTTGCAAGAGTACCCGTGGATGATGACTGGAACAGGAAACCCGCCATCAGCCATGGATGTTAAGAGACCTCTCGATGTTGCATCACTTG
It encodes the following:
- the LOC104723669 gene encoding protein FRA10AC1 homolog isoform X1, which codes for MASSGTIRSDIYDREERKQQYQAHIRGLNAYERHKKFLKDYVRFYGTDKPAVVKLPVKTDQDTLREGYRFIRSEEDDLNPSWEQRLVKKYYDKLFKEYCIADMSRYKTGKMGLRWRTEKEVMTGKGQFMCGSKHCDEKEGLASYEVNFSYHEAGEDKQALVKLVACERCADKLYYKKRKEGERSESKEKKKLKRKRNQSCSEDDTDEEERRKGKTGKRKAEGGDREGKDDENFDEYMEGMFPGKGEPSAS
- the LOC104723669 gene encoding protein FRA10AC1 homolog isoform X2, translated to MASSGTIRSDIYDREERKQQYQAHIRGLNAYERHKKFLKDYVRFYGTDKPAVVKLPVKTDQDTLREGYRFIRSEEDDLNPSWEQRLVKKYYDKLFKEYCIADMSRYKTGKMGLRWRTEKEVMTGKGQFMCGSKHCDEKEGLASYEVNFSYHEAGEDKQALVKLVACERCADKLYYKKRKEGERSESKEKKKLKRKRNQSCSEDDTDEEERRKGKTGKRKSGGGDREGKDDENFDEYMEGMFPGKGDN
- the LOC104723671 gene encoding uncharacterized protein LOC104723671 translates to MDPELEPVALTPQKQDNAWKHCEIYKYGDRLQMRCLYCRKMFKGGGITRVKEHLAGKKGQGTICDQVPEDVRLFLQQCIDGTVRRQRKRPKSSSEPLSVGALPPIEGEMLLLPSDVNDDFKSPGSSDVVVQTESLMSGRTKQRTYRSKKNVYENGSGSNNIDLIGRDMDNLIPVAISSVKNIVHPSFRDKENAVHMEIGRFLFGIGADFDAVNSANFQPMIDAIASGGFGVSAPTQDDLRGWILKDCVEEMTKEVDECKAMWKRTGCSLLVEELNSDKGVKVLNFLVYCPEKVVFLKSVEASEILPSSDKLFELLRELVEEIGSTNVVQVITKCEDHYIDAGKKLMDMYPSLYWVPCAAHCIDQMLEEFGKLGWISETIEQARVITRFIYNRSGVLNLMWKFTSGNDILQPAFSTSASNFATLGRIAELKSNLQAMVTSTEWNECSYSEEPSGLVMNTITDEAFWKAVELVNHLTGPLLRALRIVSSEKRPATGYVYAAMYRAKDAIKTHLVNRENYMVYWKIIDRWWEQQQHTPLVAAGFFLNPKFYYNASDEMRSEISISVLDCVEKLVPDDKIQDKIIKELASYKFGTGVFGRNLAIRAQDTMLPAEWWSTYGESCLNLSRFAVRVLSQTCSSSVSSSRRNQIPVEQIYQSTNSIEQKRLSDLVFVQYNMRLRQLGHVSGDDTLDPLSHNRMDVLKDWVSGDQACVEGNGSADWKLLEPIHGNQVVHIMDDTEDMGPGFDDAEIFKGDKEERDEVYYTNTSEKVFT
- the LOC109127300 gene encoding LOW QUALITY PROTEIN: uncharacterized protein LOC109127300 (The sequence of the model RefSeq protein was modified relative to this genomic sequence to represent the inferred CDS: deleted 1 base in 1 codon), with product MKNTNLFWFVAGYKKSVSTKVIKFRYSSFGSGEEGAKTSRRWRFPTNGGGNRRKIRGMQCLGEIDPARLGFAEIGLAAFSGLYE
- the LOC104723672 gene encoding uncharacterized protein LOC104723672: MDKLLENHQFATHAIAASASVSLGTALAYPLDTIKTIIQVGSGPSKKLGPFQVVNRVLRFSGYSGLYSGLGSLTLGRISGVGARFGVYEILTAFYKDGRHDNYVSVGEAFLAGMVGGAAETVVTSPFELIKVRKQVTAASRAPNAAAVAETAPVSPMITKLLRRYTLDVKSLTQTVSLLSVLNHKHPNMTAALQEYPWMMTGTGNPPSAMDVKRPLDVASLEGYRSLWRNLRSGLIRDCLYGGVFFSTWQFLHEAMVGWKAVGMNPLPSSEEEIGPLSPVAISIAAGISGAVAAAASHSFDTARTRAQCVILPKYTAKERKFLKWNKPGKRLERWTGIHPTDRNLLFRGIGIRMARSSLASTVIVGSYYLAVDLLVPK